Proteins encoded by one window of Orbaceae bacterium BiB:
- a CDS encoding methionine ABC transporter permease has product MNISFDELCHLLWVAAKETLVMVGWSLLAAIVFGTIIGLFLFLTTNRFFFKNRIINQIAGFIVNATRSIPFLILMVAVLPVGFYLVGTSIGPKAVIFPLSIAAIAFYGRLAENAFSQVDNGVIEAAVASGASNWRIITGILFPEAFAQLVRHATVTVISLIGYSAMAGIVGGGGIGDLAIRYGYQRYETWLLIICIVILVIIVQLLQFLGDFVASYLDKHKK; this is encoded by the coding sequence ATGAATATCTCCTTTGATGAACTTTGTCACTTACTTTGGGTTGCAGCCAAAGAGACACTAGTTATGGTTGGTTGGTCACTGTTAGCTGCAATCGTATTTGGTACTATTATCGGGCTATTTCTCTTTCTAACGACTAACCGTTTCTTTTTTAAAAATCGCATCATCAATCAAATTGCTGGATTTATTGTTAATGCGACTCGATCAATTCCTTTTTTAATTTTGATGGTTGCCGTATTACCTGTTGGATTTTATTTAGTTGGTACCTCTATCGGTCCTAAAGCTGTCATATTTCCATTATCAATTGCTGCGATCGCATTTTATGGTCGCTTAGCTGAAAACGCCTTTAGCCAAGTCGATAATGGTGTTATTGAAGCAGCAGTAGCCAGCGGCGCCTCTAATTGGCGAATTATCACGGGTATCTTATTCCCTGAAGCATTTGCCCAATTAGTTCGTCATGCAACAGTTACAGTGATTTCACTCATTGGTTATAGTGCAATGGCTGGAATTGTTGGCGGCGGTGGAATTGGTGATTTAGCTATTCGCTATGGCTATCAACGTTATGAGACCTGGTTATTAATTATCTGTATTGTGATACTTGTTATTATTGTGCAATTATTACAATTTTTGGGTGATTTTGTGGCTAGCTATTTAGATAAACATAAAAAATAG
- a CDS encoding FAD-binding oxidoreductase, whose amino-acid sequence MLKQLITIISDQSRIFTKESIEKQYLSDGLHAQFGEADVLIKPKDTQEIIAIMKLANQYGIGVTARGAGSNLVGSTIPNGGIILDMSLMNNIIELDPDTFTITVEAGIFLKDVQQYVEQYGLFYPPDPGEKRSTIAGNISTNAGGMRAVKYGVTRDYVQALEVILADGTLLNIGSKNVKDNTGLSLKHLFIGSEGTLGIITKCTLKLIAKPKAIQTIVFGFDSIEKAIANVTTILKTLTPTALEFVEQKVAQWGENYCGYKFPLPHAKAYLLVMLDGMDNDDIDKQRQHLINALGQVDYAIPKSAEETNQIWTIRGSLVRAVESVTQQDPIDIVVPINRIADFIAYTKQLEQQTKVRLLAFGHAGDGNIHLCILRDNLDDEQWQQKLTEIHNGLYQKCHELHGLPSAEHGIGTAKVKYFNAAIPLENRLVMQSIKQTLDKKNILNNQVYVNNK is encoded by the coding sequence ATGCTAAAACAATTAATAACAATCATTAGCGATCAAAGTCGGATTTTCACAAAAGAAAGTATCGAAAAGCAGTATCTAAGTGACGGTTTACATGCCCAGTTTGGCGAAGCAGACGTACTGATCAAGCCAAAAGATACACAAGAAATCATCGCGATAATGAAATTAGCTAACCAATATGGTATTGGTGTGACAGCGAGAGGCGCAGGCTCTAACCTAGTTGGCTCAACAATTCCTAATGGTGGCATCATATTAGACATGTCATTAATGAATAATATTATCGAACTCGATCCTGATACATTTACAATTACAGTTGAAGCCGGCATCTTTTTGAAAGATGTTCAACAATATGTTGAACAGTATGGATTATTCTATCCTCCCGATCCAGGGGAAAAACGCTCAACCATCGCGGGTAATATTAGTACCAATGCGGGTGGTATGCGAGCAGTCAAATATGGCGTAACCCGTGACTATGTACAAGCCTTAGAAGTAATACTTGCCGATGGTACCTTGCTCAATATTGGTAGTAAAAATGTCAAAGATAATACCGGACTATCACTTAAGCATCTATTTATCGGTAGTGAAGGCACCTTAGGCATTATCACCAAGTGTACTTTAAAGCTGATAGCTAAACCTAAAGCGATTCAAACTATTGTTTTTGGTTTTGATAGTATTGAGAAAGCGATTGCTAATGTAACAACAATTTTAAAAACATTAACGCCAACAGCATTAGAGTTTGTTGAACAAAAAGTAGCTCAGTGGGGTGAAAATTATTGTGGATATAAATTTCCATTACCGCATGCTAAAGCTTATCTACTGGTGATGTTAGATGGTATGGATAATGATGATATCGACAAACAGCGACAGCATTTAATTAATGCCCTTGGTCAAGTTGATTATGCAATCCCAAAATCAGCCGAAGAAACGAACCAAATTTGGACAATAAGAGGATCATTAGTACGGGCTGTTGAATCTGTGACCCAGCAAGATCCGATTGATATAGTTGTACCAATCAATCGTATTGCAGATTTTATTGCTTATACCAAACAGCTTGAGCAACAAACTAAGGTACGATTGCTCGCTTTTGGTCATGCTGGCGATGGTAATATCCATTTATGTATTTTACGCGATAATCTTGATGACGAACAATGGCAGCAAAAATTGACCGAAATTCATAATGGACTTTATCAAAAATGTCATGAATTACATGGACTGCCATCAGCTGAGCATGGTATTGGTACCGCCAAAGTCAAATACTTTAATGCAGCTATCCCCTTAGAAAATCGTTTAGTGATGCAAAGTATTAAACAGACTTTGGATAAAAAAAATATCTTAAATAATCAGGTTTACGTAAACAATAAGTAA